GATTAGAAAACATGAGATCTACAACCATAGCATAGGAGACAAAGCTCTACCGAATAGTCCTGGTGTATTAGGGTATATATCTCGCAATTTTGGAGGGCAAAATCAGATAAATCGTAGGGGGAAGGGATGGCCCCTGGCTCCACCCTTTGCTACCAATGGCTTGGTTTTCCTCGTCCAAGCTAAGGTCAGCCGCCATCTTCCATAACCGAGCTGACCAGGGTCAGGTCTATCCCTGCAATCCCCTAAAAGAAGCTGATGGATGAACCAATTGAGCCAACCAGGGACAGAGCTGCCCCCTGGGACTGTTCTTGTTGCATAATTCTTCAAACTGGGTCAGGTCCATCCATACAATCCCTTTACATTATGAACAAATATATCAATCTGTTTCTGGAATCTGATCGTTTGAAATGGGATCTGAATAGTAAAGCTAAGTTGTCTGAAAAATCCTTATATAAACTACAACCTCTGTTTGACTTATAGAAAGGAAGGGAGGGAGTAGTTAACTTTGGGGGAATTACGCCCCTATGTACCCCTGCAGTTTGACATTTAGCCTTCCCTCCTCGCATAAATGTATTTCTTCAGCTTTTCAGCAACAAAACTGTTCTGACTAGGGTTGACCTAGGGAAACACCAAACTGTTTTTTTAAGTGAGGTGGCCGACATAACTGGGATCAAgtctaatatttttatattgaatacTAGCCACATTTTTTATTAGGTGGCTAAATGATGCTTGCTGGATGAGCAAAACAGACAGACATCTGAATATGGCTACGACTGACTTTTTGGAGCGATGGAAGTTAAGGAATTATATTATTTTTCAGCAAGTGACATGGATggatctagcctaccccaacttgcttgggaCAAAGTGTTTtggttttgttgttgttgttgatgatgaagaGTTACATGGATGAATCAAAGGATGCTATGAAGACAGCTGGGACTTCCCATTGACTGACTTTTTGGATGTACGTGAAGAGCTGGAGCTTTATTGCTTCATTACCCGCCTCGCATCAATATCATGGATCCTAGACTGATCCATGAGCTCATCCATCATGAAGTGGGGCTATTTTTGCATATTGCCTCGTGTACTAAGAATTTTATTGCAAATAAATAAATTCAAACAGGGCATGGTAATACGATCTATAATAAGATAAAGGAGGTATGTATTACCTGAGTGAAATACTTCAAGATGATCTGACAACTCTACTCTTAATGTGATGAATCTCTGTATACGTTTGCGCACATGAAATACACCGATCTACGAAGCCAAAAGGAGTAATATTTTTATTCGATATCTATAAGTGATGATAACTTGTAAGAGACCAAAAGAATATTTATACTCCATATAAGATCAACAAAAGGTTAGTTTCAAATGAAAATGCACAAGTGGTTTGGGCATTTTCTGGATGTGGATAGAAACAGACCTCAACCTCAACTTTAGAGCTGAGATCATTGCTTTTCTCAAGATGCTCCTCAGCAACACCCAACAACACATGTTCCAGCTGAAATGAACAGGTAAAATCAAGTAAAACAAAATGTCACAGATCTATACATATAAGGACTAGAATTTTACCTGAACAATACTTGAAACACGCTCTTTTTGGCATGAAAAGATAATATCCCCTGCCCTAATGCCAAGCTTCTCAGCATCACATTTCGCTGAAATCTGGTAACAATATGCAAGAGTTATATCTTGGTTACAGCATAATATATGCTTAGATAAAGGGCTAAATCAGATAGGTGTACCTCTCCAACAATGAGACCAGAGGAAATACTGAATTTACGTGACATCAACTCAATACGGGGAATATCTAGAAATGCTAATGTCCTTAGCTTCAAGCCAAGCTGGGGTCGAGCAAGTTGCCTACATACAATAGTCATTAAATTGTTGAGTTCAGTTGAAAAATGTGATTACAACATATGAATTTACTATTTATCCCCAGTGCAAAATGGAGCACAAAAACTGTGATGTCACAACATTTATTTCTTTACCTTTCTATGTCAGCCCAACATACATTATTTCATCTAAACAAGATACTAACATTATGACTAATTACTTAGTTACACTACAATACTTGCTATATTAAGATATTTAATGCGCACATAAATAGAGCATTACAAAAGATTGCAAAAGCACCAAATTTCCAATCACTTCAATACTAAATCAAGCTTAGTAAAATAACGCTTACCTAAAATGTTGCCACATGGTTGAACATTTAAGAATAAGAGAGCTTGGAATGAAGGCAACAAGAGGCAATTTGTAGAATAGCATCCCTACAATTTTTCCACCAGCATCCAGCACACCACCTCCAGTCCCACACTGCATGCAGAATGACACTTGAGATTTGGTAATTGAAATTTAAATAAAATTAAGCCGAAGAGAAAAGATGACTATAACCTGAGGAATTGGACCGTTGAGGAATTGATAGTGATTTTGCTGATGTTCACAAGGATCTACAAGTTGCACCTTGTCTCGCTTATAAATCAGATTCAAATTTGTATCTCTAGCCAATAGAAATACATCCTGGCCTAACTCCACATTACGTTCCAAtgacatagtcttcaatgaaataTCCCCACTAATCTCAAAGAAGGCTATTTCATAGTGCTTGCTGAAGAACATCAAACGACACTCTAAAGTTGATTCATCCAACATATGAACATTAACCTGAAAAAAATTAACTAAAAGAGTTGAATATCGAAGAGTCGTGTTCAGAATTTATATGTAGGAACTCCAAAAGTGGTGTTCAAAAGACTCCAAGAGTCAAATATACCAGGTCAAACATTTGCCAATAATAGACAAAAGAGGTGGTGAGAAATATTTTCCTTTTTTAGTTTGAAACTAATAGTCAGACGTTCTTAGTTTCAAATGGTCTTTTTTACACAATTCATAAAACATAGGCAGATTGACACAGACTTTGATTAGCTCAAAGCAAATACTATTAAGACAATAGCATTCCCCAGCTAACAATTAGCACACTGCACTAGAACCCATCATCATGTCATAAGAAAATACAACTTGAGTGGCATATAGACGTCAAAAGGTGTTGATTTTCCATTAGATCATATCCCACAACTCATTGACATAAGTGCATTGCTATTGTGGGTTTATATGTAATCTGAACAACGATGACTTAATTGCACGATTTGTTTTAAGATTTTACCTTTGCCTCAGTAGCGTACTCCTTTTTTGTCCAATCATCCAAAGGTTTCTTGGTGCAGAAAAGCCATGCTGAGGTGAGAATGATAGCGGAGTTCCTAAATGCATCTACCTCAACGACAATCCCTGTGCACTGGTTTATCATCTTGCCATCTGCTCATGTTACAGAGCATGCTTAGAAATAGCAACAACAATAAAACCAGGTTAGTCTAAAGACTAAGAAGAGTACCCAGGTAGGCTGAAAGGCTTAGAATCGATTCAGCACACTTTAGAACAGACTCTGTCTCCTTGACAGTGCGGCGCTCGGTGACACTGGACGGTGCAAGTGTTAACATCCGCTTATGACGATCTAGATAAAAAAAAATCCATAACCATGAGAGCAATACAAGAACTTGGTCAGAAAGAGTGTACTCAATATACATATGCCCAGTTTCACAGCTTAGTTTTCTCAAAATCAAAGTATTCCAAACCACATTATTTCACTGTTTGGGAAATGAATACTAAAGTTTTCATAAATCTCAGTTTTGTACTGTTTCAGCGAAAATGATAAGGCGTTTGGCAGCATTGTATTTATTTGTTGCATTGGACATTCaacatcctaggttcaaccaacatATGAATCCAGTTGCTTGTCAATTCTGCTGGTCAGTTAGGCATCTAGCTTCTAGTTCTAAAACACACTCTCATGCGCTTATGGGAGGAAGAACGAATGCAATGAAAGGGAAATCAGCCAGAGAAACGAAAGGTGATCATCTGTGAGTTGCTGCAGTCCAGCGGATCGACACAAGCCAGTAATGTCTAGaatcatcaacacacataaatttGTTATTTCAGTTGTACAGCACCATTATTTTTGCTTTTAGAAAAATGCAGACATACAGCAGTTTTGGCAATATCACAATTTATAAGACCGCAATATTCTCTAGCTAATCCCAAAAAAAATACTGAGCAGAGAAACACACTCTTACCCCTTTTCTTGATGTATTTCTGCATATCATCATGGTATTTGTCCATGACGTCTTGGTCGTCAGTGAAGCCGTAGAGCACGGTGCCATCCTCCTCCGTGCAGATGGGCATCAGGGGAGCCTTGGGCCTGCGGAACGGAGAGCCAGAGGAGTCGGAACCAGAGCCCGCCGAATCCCCATCCCTAGGCTCGGTgaccctcttcctcttcgtccccCTTGCCGACCCAGAGTCCGATTCAGACATTTCCTCCATGCTCCGACGCGGTGACGAAGCCGCTGGCGACCCTGGGTCGGACGGCAGCCGCGGAGGTGACCTGGTAGTGCTCTCCGGAGCAACTTCGCCGACAGCTCCTCCCAAGAGTAGATTGGACCCTTGCCCCCTCGATTCCGTCATCGTCCCGGCCGGTTTTGAACGATTTCTCCGCCGTCTCTTTGGAGCGGTGCGACGACGGAGCAAACCCTTGCCCTAGGGTCAGGTAACGGCGAACGAAGTGGAAGGGTGCGATGGCGAGAGAAAGAAGCTGCCTTTTTCTTAAGAGCTAGTCTAGGTCTCAGGCGACATAATATGTCATGTGACAAATTTCAGTTTTAATATAGTTGTAACTTATAAAAATAGTACTAATTATCAGTTTCAACCTAGTTGAAACTCATTAAATTCTTAGTTTCAATCTAGTGGAAACTCACTATGTTCTCACACTGCACAAATCGCGAGGCAAAATCTAAAGGCTAAAAGCATCGACTGATACATACTAAAAATCAGGCGCCTGATTTCTAGCCATTCCGTTTTCTTAAATCCAGAGAGGCATGGGGAAACCGCTCCTCGCTGCCTCCTGCCTAGTTTTCTTTTTTCAAGTAAAATGTTCATTAAAAAATACTTTCTCCGGTctctctcttttaattgactcgaaacTTTAAATTCGAGTAAATTAGAAAAAATTGGAGGGAGTATGTTTGTTTTGGTTCGTCTGTATGGAGCCCCGAATACAAAAATTGGTTGAACGGGTATGTGTGTTCGTGGCAGCCAACCGGTCCGATGCAAAGAAAATTGAGCACCATTTAGGCCACATGCAAAAGCCGCAGCTGGCTTCCCGCAGGTGCACTCCGGGCGGGGGGAAATTGTGTGAACTTCTTCGGGAGCCTCTTTGGGCCGAAAGGGTCCTTGTTGATGaggacgatgaacacgaagaacttgTTGTGGAAGTAGTCAGTATCCTTCTCCTCGGACGACGATGAGTGTTAAGGCGGTGGGGATGCTGCACTGCGGCCCCTGCCCTTACTGTGGCGGTCGTGTCTACGACCCCTAGAATCTACCATGGATCGCGTgggggagaaggtggaggatggtGCTAGGGTTTGTGTGAGGAGGATCTGGAGCCTGAGCATCCCGTTTTATACCCGGAAgtagtgtaagggtacattgcccctaagtgtgttttggtaattaatgaaaaTCATTATAGACTAATGTTTTTATTGAGTTTATATGTAGGAATACTTCCTAGATATTTTctatagtccatgtgttggattcaagtgtggatgccatgaagatagagATATACCTTGGGTATTGGTATCATGATCTTGAGTGTTTGGTTTAAAGAGAAGAATTCAAGATATGACTCTAagccggtgtcatgatagtctcatgattTAAGTTATGGATGACTATGGTTTAGAGCATGCAATCAAATGAAGAGTTCCCTATATACCTCAAGATGTGATGATAGAAAATGaggagatacaaggttgaccaagactAAGAGCAAAGATTAAATTCAAATTGGTCAATGCATGAAGCATAAAGATTGTACcactttggatcatgtgatcttgttgatggtaagccttgtcaactatgcttcatgagctaacccactatatatatacatgtGTGTTTGTGTTGTCGATATGggttatatatgtatctcgagaacttatgcttgaagcttgtcaccCATTCGGTGATAATGGGCGTGTGAAGATGTGTGCTTCAAGAAATCTTTACCATAGTGGTGATGGGAGAGCAATCACGAGTCTTCATGGAGCAACAATGAtcgagtgaggcattccggcttgaatgAAACTTGAAGTGTTGTCAtcgagatcaagcgggatgcgtaaggcaaaggtatggccttgctaggttttccttttaccggtctcaaggtggttgttgggagaccgggttataggatagatggccacgctatcaagaggggctttcgtttGGGTAAATTGATCGCATCATCTtatggagctcaatcctttgcatacctatattcttgttgcttcttggtgtttgtcttagggagctcaatcatttgcatacctatattcttgttgcttcttggtgtttgtcTGTGTGagattcttgagcttgttgctagtttTTCAACAagaccaagttcatcgaaaacagaaTCTGTAtgtatcttctattgcgttttcgagtttgaacATCTTTATTGTTTCTTGACGTTTTCgagtttgttggggttctattcgttgttatatttccaacaaaattagTTTCAGCTCAATCGGAGTTCGAAAACTTTGTCAAAGTTTAGTTCTTTCAACAAAACTGTAGTTTGAGGGGTTTTGGCGTTTTTGGTGCAAAATCGGAGGTGCTAGTTTCCCCTGCCGGAATTTCTCGGTAAGCCAAACGTGTCCCGGTTTGTGCCGAAAGGCTAAACAAAACACTATTCCGGAGAAACCGGAAATATTCCGGCGGGCTGATTTGAAATCTGCGAGCAAACCGGCATGCCAGTTTGAAAACTTGTCCAGTCTTATGCGCTATCAGATTCCAGCACAAATTTCGGTCTGCCGGTTTGTGCGTTGATCCTGCCCGGCGAGAGAACCGACGCCACCGGTTTTACCGCCGGTCTGGGTCGCAGGAATTCCCCAAACGGCTAGTTTTCTCCCTTGGGGAGGTAAGGCCAACCATTatattttctctctctctctctctctcctactCAATTGTTGAACTTTAAAAGCTTGTTTCCTCTCCATccttcccatgattcttgcatattctttagGGATTTGAAAaaagagatctagatctacaactccACCAATCAATTCCTCCTCTAAGTAAGGGGAACTCTTGGAATCGaggtcttggagtcatttgttgacttCCACCATTGTTTTTCTCTCTAGTTTCTCCACaatatttgttgctttggtggaatTTGAGTGTGAAGAATTTGAGCACCCCTGGTGTTCTTGCTTTTGCATCTTTGCataagtgttgagctctccattaCGATTAGTTCAAGTGAGAgatcgtgagcttgttactcttgtagGGAtttcctcctagttggcttgccgGTTGGTGCTCCAGTGACCTCTTCAtgaaagattgtgaagaggcctggACTTCTCCTTCGTAGAGCTTGTGAAGTAGTTGTGGTGCTTGCCATCTCCGAAGTTGAGAAAAAACTAACCATAAAGGAAAGTCCCTTGTCCTTCGTGGTATTGGCTTGGAGGCGTTTGGGAGACCTTCATGGTAGCCCGCATCTCTCCAACGTGACGTACCTCATCTTGTGTGGGGGGACAATGGAATACATTTTCGTCTCCACATGCcttggttatctctatacccgagtttattttccttgtgatagccatcgtgcttgaagtacatatatattCCTATCACTTGTGTTACTtaccttgtgcctatcttgcttcgcTTGAATTGTTATTGTTGcactgagcctagcatatttagcttTTGTGCTTGTATAATAAAACATTAGTTTAAtttcgcattcttacaagccaactcCGTAATACTTCTTCAAACGTCTATTCACTCCACCCTCTAGGTGACATCACATCCTTTCAGGCAGGCCGACACGCATGGCTAGGCCATTTATTTTGCGTGATCGGAGGTGGGTGGTGGCGCCGTTAATCTCCGACACTCTCGGAAGTGGAGCCACCGCAGGGCGTCGTGGCGGGTTTGACCCGCCTGGCCGACTATCATTAAGCGGCTGCCAAGCAAGCTCGAGGGATTCCATCTGAAGTGCCGCAAGGCGTCGGCGCCCCGCGCGAAGGGGACGGCATGGGGTTGCCGCCATTTTTATTAGGGTCCGAATGGTGTCGATGCATTATTGGACGTGCCGGTGTGGCCCAAAAGCAGCGTCGGACCCCCAAGCGGTTATTGGGGGTTATTGGGGTCGTTATTGAGGCTGCATGTGGAGATGGTCTACTCCCCTACTGAGCTTTGGACGAAATCTGAATGGAAACAAGGATAAAGTACTTCCTTCATCCATGAAAGGATGTCAGATATttgaaatttagatgtatctatattCTAAAGAGTATCTAGagacatccaaatttagacaaactttcaACATCCTTTTATGAACAGAGTTAGTACTTACTCCGTATAATGCAACTATTATGTACACAGACGTAAATATCTGAAGGCCATCTATCGGCAGTTTCGATAGGAACACATGTAAATTGGCGAGTTGGAGGTTGTACAACATCGCAGAGGATCAATCCAAGGCGGGGTACATGCTGGTGGAAAACTGCAAGGTCATTCGCCTTTGACATGCCCGTGTCAGCGTCAGCCACCGTACACCCCAAGTCCTTTTTTTCGCGAAAACGTAAAAgacttgcgtttcgatgcattgatagaaaagaAGGTCATAT
This Lolium perenne isolate Kyuss_39 chromosome 1, Kyuss_2.0, whole genome shotgun sequence DNA region includes the following protein-coding sequences:
- the LOC127292384 gene encoding uncharacterized protein; this encodes MTESRGQGSNLLLGGAVGEVAPESTTRSPPRLPSDPGSPAASSPRRSMEEMSESDSGSARGTKRKRVTEPRDGDSAGSGSDSSGSPFRRPKAPLMPICTEEDGTVLYGFTDDQDVMDKYHDDMQKYIKKRDRHKRMLTLAPSSVTERRTVKETESVLKCAESILSLSAYLDGKMINQCTGIVVEVDAFRNSAIILTSAWLFCTKKPLDDWTKKEYATEAKVNVHMLDESTLECRLMFFSKHYEIAFFEISGDISLKTMSLERNVELGQDVFLLARDTNLNLIYKRDKVQLVDPCEHQQNHYQFLNGPIPQCGTGGGVLDAGGKIVGMLFYKLPLVAFIPSSLILKCSTMWQHFRQLARPQLGLKLRTLAFLDIPRIELMSRKFSISSGLIVGEISAKCDAEKLGIRAGDIIFSCQKERVSSIVQLEHVLLGVAEEHLEKSNDLSSKVEVEIGVFHVRKRIQRFITLRVELSDHLEVFHSDDEDAKAEGNTGEEGPAAAPCEAKP